One Kribbella sp. NBC_00662 genomic region harbors:
- a CDS encoding enoyl-CoA hydratase/isomerase family protein, with amino-acid sequence MSDSVVYAVSDGVATITLNRPDAMNSLDTPTKVLLRDTIRTAAEDPAVRVVVLTGTGRAFCVGQDLKEHIGLLQANDQAALWSTVPDHYAPIALALAEMPKPVIAAVNGVAAGAGASMAFACDFRVVADTAGFNLAFTGIALSCDTGISWTLPRLIGRAKALELLYFPRTIPAAESLDLGLATSVVPAAELGSAVAELAGKLAKGPTVAYGAVRQSVNYSATHTLAESLAFEAGQMQLTGGTEDHHNAVASFVAKEKPSFNGR; translated from the coding sequence ATGAGTGACTCTGTTGTGTACGCCGTCTCGGACGGCGTGGCCACCATCACCCTGAACCGGCCGGACGCGATGAACTCGCTCGACACGCCGACGAAGGTTCTGCTCCGGGACACGATCCGGACCGCCGCCGAGGATCCCGCCGTACGCGTCGTCGTGCTGACCGGGACCGGGAGGGCGTTCTGCGTCGGGCAGGACCTGAAGGAGCACATCGGGCTGTTGCAGGCCAACGACCAGGCCGCGCTGTGGAGCACGGTGCCGGACCACTACGCGCCGATCGCGCTGGCTCTCGCCGAGATGCCCAAGCCGGTGATCGCGGCGGTCAACGGCGTGGCGGCGGGCGCCGGCGCGTCGATGGCGTTCGCGTGCGATTTCCGCGTTGTGGCCGACACCGCGGGGTTCAACCTCGCCTTCACCGGCATCGCGCTGTCCTGTGACACCGGCATCTCCTGGACGCTCCCCCGGCTCATCGGGCGGGCGAAGGCCCTCGAGCTGCTGTATTTCCCGCGCACCATCCCCGCCGCCGAGTCACTGGATCTCGGCCTGGCGACCTCGGTCGTCCCGGCCGCCGAGCTGGGGTCGGCCGTCGCCGAGCTCGCCGGGAAGCTGGCCAAGGGGCCCACGGTCGCGTACGGCGCCGTGCGGCAGTCGGTGAACTACTCGGCGACCCACACGCTGGCCGAGTCGCTGGCGTTCGAGGCGGGTCAGATGCAGCTGACCGGCGGGACCGAGGACCACCACAACGCGGTCGCCTCGTTCGTCGCGAAGGAGAAGCCCAGCTTCAACGGCCGGTGA
- a CDS encoding alpha/beta hydrolase-fold protein: MRKLLLPALTAATLVGSFVVPGSGAAPAAAPAATAAAPGVIKSAAVRSATLGEDINYNVYLPAGYDASTRRYPVVYLLHGRGDSMSAWTQVKSRLDELIGDGEIPPTIAIMPDAPWSSRASWYVDSAYKGSQDGQAQPGRPVETAFFRDFVPQIDATYRTIADRSGRAIAGYSMGGAGALRYSLAHPEVFGAAIALSPAVYFPLPPADSSTRDFGAFGKGKDPFVESTYLKLNWPATLKSFSATGLKSHLYIAVGDDEYKNPKAIDATHDLDFEAHVVFNQASRVPNLTSEFRVVNGGHDWDVWGPTFAEGAKYIFQYIGKPPATPMQAAITGTAGDDRAGGIATDASGNVYQAVAAAGALDGQPYAGGTDVALIKYGPDGSRVWTRSLGTSGTERAYGVAVDASGRVVVTGYTNGDLDGKHAGNATDDGFVAQYDAEGNRRWLTQFGVPGVADRSYSVTVSGTDVYVGGYTKGALDGANQGDKEVFLARLDGDGRLVWLRQTGSASEDKGMAVAVSDGSVYLGGMIAGDAGVDGLLARYSTDGTPMWVKQVGTAAADEVWALAADPAGGVYLAGYTAGDFAGTLNGDKDFLVARADADGNLTWRDQLGTSTNDKAAAVAVDSAGNLYVAGFSDGALETPLGKFDGVLTKYSPEHTRSWTRQFGTADDDAADAFAEANLYLIATPTGTQLSGLTGTDVFRTAFTSDGSNNLP, from the coding sequence GTGAGGAAACTGCTGCTGCCTGCCCTGACCGCCGCCACGCTGGTCGGGAGCTTCGTCGTGCCTGGATCCGGTGCCGCGCCCGCTGCTGCACCTGCTGCCACCGCTGCTGCTCCGGGCGTCATCAAGTCCGCCGCCGTGCGGTCCGCAACACTCGGTGAGGACATCAACTACAACGTCTACCTGCCGGCCGGGTACGACGCGTCCACCCGCCGCTACCCGGTCGTCTACCTGCTGCACGGGCGCGGGGACTCGATGAGCGCCTGGACGCAGGTGAAGAGCCGGCTCGACGAGCTGATCGGCGACGGGGAGATCCCGCCGACGATCGCGATCATGCCGGACGCGCCGTGGAGCAGCCGGGCGAGCTGGTACGTCGACTCGGCGTACAAGGGCAGCCAAGACGGTCAAGCACAGCCGGGGCGGCCGGTGGAGACGGCGTTCTTCCGGGACTTCGTGCCGCAGATCGATGCGACGTACCGGACGATCGCGGACCGCAGCGGGCGGGCGATCGCCGGCTACTCGATGGGCGGCGCGGGTGCGCTGCGGTACTCGCTGGCGCATCCCGAGGTCTTCGGCGCGGCGATCGCACTGAGCCCGGCGGTGTACTTCCCGTTGCCGCCGGCCGATTCGAGCACCCGTGATTTCGGTGCCTTCGGCAAGGGCAAGGATCCGTTCGTCGAGTCGACGTACCTGAAGCTGAACTGGCCGGCGACGCTGAAGTCGTTCTCGGCGACGGGGCTGAAGTCGCACCTGTACATCGCGGTCGGCGACGACGAGTACAAGAACCCGAAGGCGATCGATGCCACCCACGACCTCGACTTCGAGGCACACGTCGTGTTCAACCAGGCGTCGCGGGTGCCGAACCTGACGTCGGAGTTCCGCGTCGTCAACGGCGGGCACGACTGGGACGTGTGGGGACCGACGTTCGCCGAGGGCGCGAAGTACATCTTCCAGTACATCGGCAAGCCGCCGGCCACTCCGATGCAGGCCGCGATCACCGGTACGGCGGGCGACGACCGCGCCGGCGGCATCGCGACTGATGCCTCGGGCAACGTTTATCAGGCGGTCGCGGCAGCGGGTGCGCTGGACGGGCAACCGTACGCGGGCGGGACGGATGTCGCGCTGATCAAGTACGGGCCCGACGGGTCCCGGGTATGGACACGATCGCTCGGGACGAGTGGAACGGAACGCGCGTACGGCGTTGCTGTGGACGCGAGCGGGCGCGTCGTCGTGACCGGGTACACGAACGGCGATCTGGACGGCAAGCATGCCGGAAACGCCACGGACGATGGGTTTGTGGCGCAGTACGACGCTGAGGGGAATCGGCGGTGGCTGACGCAGTTCGGCGTACCGGGGGTGGCGGATCGCAGCTACTCGGTGACGGTCTCCGGGACCGATGTCTACGTCGGCGGCTACACGAAGGGCGCGTTGGACGGGGCGAACCAGGGCGACAAGGAGGTGTTCCTCGCGCGGCTCGACGGTGACGGGCGGCTGGTGTGGTTGCGGCAGACCGGAAGCGCCAGCGAGGACAAGGGGATGGCGGTCGCTGTCTCCGACGGTTCGGTGTATCTGGGTGGAATGATCGCCGGCGACGCCGGTGTGGACGGTCTCCTCGCGCGCTACTCGACGGACGGCACTCCGATGTGGGTGAAGCAGGTCGGCACTGCTGCTGCGGACGAGGTGTGGGCGCTCGCCGCGGACCCTGCCGGCGGCGTGTACCTCGCCGGGTACACGGCAGGTGACTTCGCCGGGACGCTCAACGGTGACAAGGATTTCCTGGTCGCTCGCGCCGATGCGGACGGCAACCTGACCTGGCGCGACCAGCTCGGCACGTCCACCAACGACAAGGCCGCCGCTGTGGCGGTCGACTCCGCCGGCAACCTCTACGTGGCCGGCTTCAGCGACGGCGCGTTGGAGACTCCGCTGGGCAAGTTCGACGGGGTGCTGACGAAGTACTCGCCTGAGCACACACGCAGTTGGACACGCCAGTTCGGTACTGCGGACGACGATGCGGCGGACGCGTTCGCCGAGGCGAATCTCTACCTGATCGCCACACCGACGGGCACGCAACTGAGCGGGCTGACCGGAACGGATGTGTTCCGGACAGCCTTCACCTCGGACGGCTCCAACAACCTGCCGTAG
- a CDS encoding DNA-3-methyladenine glycosylase I, with the protein MTVIGPDGQPRCGWATSAPEYIEYHDNEWGKEIRSDVGLFERMTLEGFQSGLSWITILRKRENFRTAFAHFDPETIAKYDDADFDRLMADPGIVRNRLKINATINNARALLELDDGEFTELLWSFKPAKHKAPRTFADVPATTPESVAMSKALKKKGFVFVGPTTAYALMQATGIVNDHLKTCIAR; encoded by the coding sequence ATGACCGTGATCGGCCCGGACGGCCAGCCTCGGTGTGGCTGGGCGACCTCAGCGCCGGAGTACATCGAGTATCACGACAACGAGTGGGGCAAGGAGATCCGCAGCGATGTCGGCCTGTTCGAGCGGATGACGCTCGAGGGGTTCCAGTCAGGCCTGTCGTGGATCACGATCCTCCGCAAACGGGAGAACTTCCGTACTGCGTTCGCGCACTTCGACCCGGAGACGATCGCGAAGTACGACGATGCCGACTTCGACCGGTTGATGGCCGATCCCGGCATCGTCCGCAATCGCCTGAAGATCAACGCGACGATCAACAACGCCCGCGCGCTGCTGGAGCTGGACGACGGCGAGTTCACCGAGCTGCTCTGGTCGTTCAAGCCGGCCAAGCACAAGGCGCCCAGGACGTTCGCCGACGTCCCGGCCACCACACCCGAGTCCGTGGCCATGTCGAAGGCCCTGAAGAAGAAGGGTTTCGTCTTCGTCGGACCCACCACGGCGTACGCGTTGATGCAGGCGACAGGCATCGTCAACGACCACTTGAAGACCTGTATAGCCCGGTAA
- a CDS encoding SRPBCC family protein: MDGSGSCHAEASVVLRLSPEAAWDVVMDWDRQSRWMLLTRVWGTENDGIGVGGGVAARTSVGGVGFTDDMVITHWDPPRVCTVKHLGKIVRGTGTFTIAPVSSGSVFTWEEDVDPPLGRLGWIVARPAFELMMRVSLHRLLREVQA; this comes from the coding sequence ATGGACGGATCGGGGAGTTGTCACGCGGAGGCGTCGGTCGTACTGCGGCTGTCGCCGGAGGCTGCCTGGGACGTCGTGATGGACTGGGACCGGCAGTCGCGGTGGATGTTGCTGACCCGCGTCTGGGGGACTGAGAACGACGGGATCGGCGTCGGCGGCGGGGTCGCCGCGCGGACTTCTGTCGGTGGCGTCGGGTTCACTGACGACATGGTCATCACACACTGGGATCCGCCGCGCGTGTGCACGGTGAAGCATCTCGGCAAGATCGTCCGCGGCACCGGCACGTTCACGATCGCCCCGGTCTCCAGCGGCAGCGTGTTCACCTGGGAAGAGGACGTCGACCCGCCGCTCGGCCGGCTCGGCTGGATCGTGGCCCGACCGGCCTTCGAGCTGATGATGCGAGTCTCGCTGCACCGTCTACTCCGCGAGGTCCAGGCATGA
- a CDS encoding DivIVA domain-containing protein gives MWFFGLIVVVLIGAVAVVASGRWGAMSTAYDDRPDMTVPARQALTSTDIESARFAVGVRGYRMDEVDTLLERVAKEVAERDRRIADLERAVAPIVDAPDGAGFTSRSQYDASEFEDTGPHQPILVGGDFPTGEPTKDEPPAKDSTAQVPQVGVPTAPTEPTPAAEPTPAAEPTPAAEPKPAAEPARAAEPQADVAAAEDDEPETSELPRTRQQAAGDEYERLQAEARALLEAQSQPVTPRRTPATPHQQPPQQPNDQQPPQEQPPSASTQPSVDAEPVAGDQAAPAQHWTQMPPQQSVDGEQAPVEQSAPATHWTQQEQQQYVVREQAGGQQQSQEQVPASNQQSGSQQPAVPQAQQQASGQQASSQPSQQGGAQSQQQGEGEGWRFWPPAEQEGEGAYQRPS, from the coding sequence ATGTGGTTCTTCGGGCTGATCGTCGTGGTGTTGATCGGGGCTGTCGCGGTAGTCGCCTCGGGTCGTTGGGGTGCCATGAGCACGGCGTACGACGACCGGCCCGACATGACCGTGCCCGCACGGCAGGCGCTGACGTCGACGGATATCGAGTCGGCACGGTTCGCGGTCGGGGTGCGCGGCTACCGGATGGACGAGGTCGACACGCTGCTCGAGCGGGTCGCGAAGGAGGTCGCTGAGCGGGACCGCCGGATCGCGGACCTGGAGCGGGCAGTCGCGCCGATCGTCGACGCGCCGGACGGCGCCGGGTTCACGTCGAGGTCGCAGTACGACGCGTCGGAGTTCGAGGACACCGGGCCGCACCAGCCGATCCTCGTCGGCGGCGACTTCCCGACCGGCGAGCCGACGAAGGACGAGCCGCCGGCGAAGGACTCGACCGCGCAGGTACCACAGGTCGGCGTCCCGACTGCGCCCACCGAGCCGACGCCTGCCGCTGAGCCGACGCCTGCCGCTGAGCCGACGCCGGCCGCTGAGCCGAAGCCTGCTGCTGAGCCGGCGCGTGCTGCTGAGCCGCAGGCTGATGTCGCGGCGGCGGAGGATGACGAGCCGGAGACGTCTGAGCTTCCGCGGACGCGGCAGCAGGCGGCGGGCGACGAGTACGAACGCCTGCAGGCCGAGGCCCGAGCCCTCCTGGAGGCTCAGTCCCAGCCGGTCACACCCCGCCGCACCCCCGCCACACCCCATCAGCAGCCCCCACAACAGCCGAACGACCAGCAGCCACCCCAGGAACAACCACCGTCAGCCAGCACGCAGCCATCAGTTGACGCGGAGCCGGTGGCGGGTGACCAGGCCGCTCCTGCGCAGCACTGGACGCAGATGCCGCCGCAGCAGTCGGTTGACGGCGAGCAGGCACCCGTCGAGCAGTCCGCTCCGGCGACGCACTGGACGCAGCAGGAGCAGCAGCAGTACGTCGTGCGGGAGCAGGCGGGTGGTCAGCAGCAGTCGCAGGAGCAGGTGCCTGCGTCCAACCAGCAGTCCGGCTCGCAGCAGCCGGCGGTGCCCCAGGCTCAGCAGCAGGCGTCCGGCCAGCAGGCGAGCTCGCAGCCGTCGCAGCAGGGTGGCGCGCAGTCGCAGCAGCAGGGTGAGGGGGAGGGGTGGCGGTTCTGGCCGCCGGCGGAGCAAGAGGGCGAAGGCGCTTATCAGCGGCCGAGCTGA
- a CDS encoding TIGR00730 family Rossman fold protein, protein MSEPSIHPDRPVGPVGQQQRGPIVMRRKQVQHSTSEQRLLDSRGPSDWVHTDPWRVLRIQSEFIEGFGMLAELGAAISVFGSARTKPDDPMYAAAEETGRKLVAAGYAVITGGGPGVMEAANKGASEAGGVSVGLGIELPFENGLNEWVDIGMNFRYFFTRKTMFVKYAQGFVVMPGGFGTLDELFEALTLAQTRKVTSFPVVLFGTAYWGGLVDWLRNTMLEDGKISAADLEMFTVTDDVDEAISYIMKAGELADAAAQEAAEVAAEDVESTSAKARRLGSDGS, encoded by the coding sequence ATGTCAGAACCATCGATCCACCCCGACAGACCGGTCGGCCCGGTCGGCCAGCAGCAGCGCGGGCCGATCGTGATGCGGCGCAAGCAGGTGCAGCACTCCACCTCCGAGCAGCGGCTGCTGGACAGCCGCGGACCGTCGGACTGGGTGCACACCGACCCGTGGCGGGTGTTGCGGATCCAGTCGGAGTTCATCGAGGGGTTCGGCATGCTGGCCGAGCTCGGCGCCGCGATCAGCGTGTTCGGCTCGGCGCGGACCAAGCCGGACGACCCGATGTACGCCGCCGCGGAGGAGACCGGGCGGAAGCTGGTCGCGGCCGGGTACGCCGTCATCACCGGCGGCGGACCGGGCGTGATGGAGGCGGCGAACAAGGGTGCGTCCGAGGCGGGCGGCGTGTCGGTCGGGCTCGGGATCGAGCTGCCCTTCGAGAACGGCCTGAACGAGTGGGTCGACATCGGGATGAACTTCCGGTACTTCTTCACCCGCAAGACCATGTTCGTGAAGTACGCGCAGGGGTTCGTGGTGATGCCGGGCGGGTTCGGCACGCTGGACGAGCTGTTCGAGGCCCTCACGCTGGCGCAGACGCGGAAGGTCACGTCGTTCCCGGTCGTGCTGTTCGGAACGGCGTACTGGGGCGGGCTGGTCGACTGGCTGCGGAACACGATGCTCGAGGACGGCAAGATCTCGGCCGCCGATCTGGAGATGTTCACGGTCACCGACGACGTGGACGAGGCGATCAGCTACATCATGAAGGCGGGCGAGCTGGCCGACGCCGCGGCCCAGGAAGCCGCCGAGGTGGCTGCGGAGGACGTGGAGAGTACGTCCGCGAAGGCGCGCCGGCTGGGGTCCGACGGGAGCTGA
- the dapE gene encoding succinyl-diaminopimelate desuccinylase, protein MTKLDLTVSGPDLTEALVNISSVSGTEEKLADKVEKALSVYGHLKVFRHGNTVVARTDLGRDERVVIAGHLDTVPLNDNLPARRADGLIHGLGACDMKGGVAVALRLAATLDEPNRDVTYVFYDCEEIEAERNGLFKLTRSNPELLEGVFAVVMEPSNAVVEAGCQGTMRIEVTTRGERAHSARSWMGSNAIHAVGGVLARLAAYEPRRVPIDGLEYREGLNAVAITGGVAGNVVPDLCTVTINYRFAPNRSEAEAEAHLREVFEGYDVAVTDSAPGGLPGLERPAAAAFLQVVGGEPQPKFGWTDVARFTLLGVPAVNYGPGDPLYAHKQDEFVPEAEIELCEQRLRSWLTGRA, encoded by the coding sequence ATGACCAAGCTCGACCTGACCGTCTCCGGGCCTGACCTGACTGAGGCGTTGGTGAATATTTCGTCGGTCAGTGGGACTGAGGAGAAGCTGGCGGACAAGGTCGAGAAGGCGCTCTCGGTGTACGGGCATCTGAAGGTGTTCCGGCACGGGAACACCGTGGTCGCGCGGACGGACCTCGGCCGCGACGAGCGGGTCGTGATCGCCGGGCATCTCGACACCGTCCCGCTCAACGACAACCTCCCGGCCCGCCGCGCCGACGGCCTGATCCACGGTCTCGGCGCCTGCGACATGAAGGGCGGGGTCGCGGTCGCGCTCCGGCTCGCGGCGACGCTGGACGAGCCGAACCGGGACGTCACCTACGTGTTCTACGACTGCGAAGAGATCGAGGCCGAGCGCAACGGGCTGTTCAAGCTGACCCGCTCGAACCCGGAGCTGCTCGAGGGCGTGTTCGCGGTCGTGATGGAGCCGTCGAACGCCGTCGTCGAGGCAGGCTGCCAGGGCACGATGCGGATCGAGGTCACCACCCGCGGCGAGCGTGCGCACTCGGCCCGGTCGTGGATGGGCTCGAACGCGATCCACGCCGTCGGCGGGGTGCTGGCGCGACTGGCGGCGTACGAACCGCGACGGGTGCCGATCGACGGGCTCGAGTACCGCGAGGGGCTGAACGCGGTCGCGATCACGGGTGGCGTCGCCGGGAACGTCGTACCGGATCTGTGCACGGTGACGATCAACTACCGCTTCGCGCCCAACCGGTCCGAGGCGGAGGCCGAGGCACACCTGCGCGAGGTGTTCGAGGGGTACGACGTCGCCGTGACGGACTCCGCTCCGGGCGGGCTGCCGGGGCTGGAGCGGCCGGCCGCGGCGGCGTTCCTGCAGGTGGTCGGGGGAGAGCCGCAGCCGAAGTTCGGGTGGACCGACGTGGCGCGGTTCACGCTGCTCGGCGTACCGGCGGTGAACTACGGGCCCGGCGATCCGCTCTACGCGCACAAGCAGGACGAATTCGTGCCCGAGGCCGAGATCGAGCTGTGTGAACAGCGGTTGAGGAGTTGGTTGACGGGCCGCGCCTGA
- a CDS encoding VOC family protein → MTIARFKDLCVDVSSPSEMAAFWGRVIGLTAPADNPNVLVGDAPEKTIWMCKVPEAKSVKNRVHLDIITGAIQNLERDGAKVLTPETEEQPWTVMTDPEGGEFCGFVRDTVPAYRLMELIVDSAEPEKQARWWADVVGGDFMSRPGTPYFWLENVPGLPFRYWVFVPVPEPKTVKNRVHWDVTAPALQPVLDAGATLLRPKDDEIGWHVCADPEGNEFCVFLPPPKEEAS, encoded by the coding sequence ATGACCATCGCGCGTTTCAAGGACTTGTGTGTCGACGTCTCGTCGCCGAGTGAGATGGCCGCGTTCTGGGGCCGGGTGATCGGCCTGACCGCGCCCGCGGACAACCCGAACGTGCTGGTCGGCGACGCCCCGGAGAAGACGATCTGGATGTGCAAGGTCCCGGAGGCGAAGTCGGTCAAGAACCGGGTCCACCTCGACATCATCACCGGCGCGATCCAGAACCTCGAGCGGGACGGCGCGAAGGTCCTGACCCCGGAAACCGAGGAACAGCCCTGGACGGTGATGACGGATCCCGAGGGCGGGGAGTTCTGCGGATTCGTCCGCGACACGGTTCCGGCGTACCGGCTGATGGAGTTGATCGTCGACTCGGCCGAGCCGGAGAAGCAGGCACGCTGGTGGGCGGACGTGGTCGGCGGCGACTTCATGAGCCGGCCGGGTACGCCGTACTTCTGGCTCGAGAACGTCCCGGGCCTGCCGTTCCGGTACTGGGTGTTCGTCCCGGTGCCCGAGCCCAAGACCGTGAAGAACCGGGTGCACTGGGATGTGACCGCGCCCGCGCTGCAGCCGGTGCTCGACGCGGGGGCGACACTGCTGCGGCCCAAGGACGACGAGATCGGCTGGCACGTCTGCGCCGACCCCGAGGGCAACGAGTTCTGCGTGTTCCTACCGCCGCCGAAGGAAGAGGCCTCATGA
- a CDS encoding ABATE domain-containing protein, whose protein sequence is MSTLAFALAATIKHDGHGGIADLLATPADAAAWLEQQQDQFVEVLGRPLAEQARHSAPRAPAAAAGDGPATSGPGAAGSNEGAVRRGPGAAGSGEGPSGDERMHGELVRIRGAVRALFARAVAPGAPSRADSHLLMDVGAALRMINQAAGRLGAQKLVWEGDGDPGVAWGGGTADPVELVMAGVGRSTIEFLTSADRARLRACPAARCVKYFLQDDPRQMWCSASCGNRERVNRHYRKRHSG, encoded by the coding sequence ATGAGCACGCTGGCCTTCGCCCTCGCCGCAACCATCAAGCACGACGGCCACGGCGGTATCGCAGACCTCCTGGCGACACCGGCGGACGCGGCCGCATGGTTGGAGCAGCAGCAGGACCAGTTCGTGGAGGTTCTGGGCCGGCCACTGGCTGAGCAAGCCCGGCACTCCGCGCCGCGCGCGCCCGCCGCGGCGGCGGGCGACGGCCCGGCGACGAGTGGCCCCGGGGCGGCGGGGTCGAATGAGGGCGCCGTGCGGAGGGGGCCGGGGGCGGCGGGGTCGGGTGAGGGCCCTTCAGGTGACGAGCGCATGCACGGTGAGCTTGTGCGTATTCGGGGGGCGGTGCGGGCGTTGTTTGCGCGGGCGGTTGCGCCTGGGGCGCCGAGTCGGGCGGATTCTCATCTGTTGATGGATGTTGGGGCAGCATTGCGGATGATCAACCAGGCCGCGGGCCGCCTGGGGGCCCAGAAGCTGGTGTGGGAGGGAGATGGGGATCCGGGGGTCGCGTGGGGTGGGGGAACGGCGGATCCGGTGGAGTTGGTGATGGCGGGTGTGGGGAGGTCGACGATCGAGTTTCTGACCAGTGCGGACCGCGCGCGATTGCGGGCGTGTCCGGCTGCTCGGTGCGTCAAGTACTTCTTGCAGGATGATCCGCGGCAGATGTGGTGCTCGGCGTCCTGTGGCAACCGGGAGCGGGTCAACCGGCACTACCGGAAGCGGCACTCCGGATAG
- a CDS encoding pyridoxal 5'-phosphate synthase translates to MTDLRTRLRAVPTLTGTPPTWDPVLAPATPHPLFVEWLLAAIDEQVPEPCAVTLSTVRADGRPNGRVLILKNVTDDGWQFASTSTSRKGDELATSPYAALTFYWIPLGRQVRVLGTVSPAEADESAQDFLMRPEAARAEALVGRQSAVLEDPAEIDVAVKEQAERIAAEPGLVAPNWTLYTLQAEEVEFWQADPDRRHTRLRYRLEDEWTKELLWP, encoded by the coding sequence GTGACCGACCTCCGCACCCGGCTACGCGCCGTACCGACGCTGACCGGCACCCCACCGACCTGGGATCCCGTCCTTGCCCCCGCGACGCCGCACCCGCTCTTCGTCGAGTGGCTGCTGGCCGCGATCGACGAGCAGGTGCCCGAGCCATGCGCGGTGACCCTGTCGACGGTCCGCGCCGACGGCCGGCCGAACGGGCGGGTCCTCATCCTCAAGAACGTGACGGACGACGGCTGGCAGTTCGCCTCGACCTCGACCAGCCGCAAGGGCGACGAGCTGGCAACCTCGCCGTACGCCGCCTTGACGTTCTACTGGATCCCGCTGGGCCGCCAGGTCCGCGTGCTCGGGACGGTCTCCCCCGCGGAGGCGGATGAGTCGGCGCAAGACTTCCTGATGCGGCCCGAAGCGGCGCGGGCGGAGGCGCTGGTCGGGCGGCAGAGCGCCGTACTCGAGGATCCTGCGGAAATCGACGTGGCGGTGAAGGAGCAGGCTGAGCGGATCGCCGCCGAGCCGGGGCTGGTCGCGCCGAACTGGACGCTGTACACGTTGCAGGCGGAGGAGGTCGAGTTCTGGCAGGCGGATCCGGATCGCCGGCACACACGCCTGCGGTACCGACTGGAAGACGAATGGACAAAGGAGCTGCTGTGGCCCTGA
- a CDS encoding maleylpyruvate isomerase family mycothiol-dependent enzyme → MALNEVRATADQLLALVADLDDATARGDSNLPGWSRGHVITHIANFSEAMTRQVDEALQGRLIEVYDGGRPARDAAIEAGADRSAADLRAHLTQAVTTLLASWDKVSPTDWPLPILHRNSNLSAGLQATWRELTIHTSDLNLGITPATWSEDFCLHLLDFLRPRTPDNIHLILESDSTTWENGTGEEAKLTGALTDLTAWYAGRPTPGPITGPTPSLLPWP, encoded by the coding sequence GTGGCCCTGAACGAAGTACGCGCCACCGCCGACCAGTTGCTCGCCCTCGTCGCCGACCTGGACGACGCGACCGCACGCGGCGACTCGAACCTCCCCGGCTGGTCGCGCGGTCACGTGATCACCCACATCGCGAACTTCTCCGAGGCGATGACCCGTCAGGTCGACGAGGCGCTCCAGGGACGGCTCATCGAGGTGTACGACGGCGGCCGCCCGGCTCGCGACGCCGCCATCGAAGCCGGCGCCGACCGCTCCGCCGCCGACCTCCGCGCCCACCTCACCCAGGCCGTCACCACCTTGCTCGCCTCGTGGGACAAGGTCAGCCCCACCGACTGGCCCCTCCCCATCCTCCACCGCAACAGCAACCTCTCCGCCGGCCTCCAAGCCACCTGGCGAGAACTCACCATCCACACCTCGGACCTCAACCTGGGCATCACTCCCGCCACATGGTCCGAGGACTTCTGCCTCCACCTCCTGGACTTCCTCCGCCCCCGCACCCCTGACAACATCCACCTCATCCTCGAGTCCGACTCCACCACCTGGGAGAACGGCACGGGCGAAGAGGCGAAGCTGACCGGCGCCCTCACAGACCTAACAGCCTGGTACGCCGGCCGCCCCACCCCCGGCCCGATCACCGGGCCGACACCGTCCCTTCTCCCTTGGCCGTGA